A part of Streptomyces sp. NBC_01235 genomic DNA contains:
- a CDS encoding alpha/beta fold hydrolase, translating to MSSTELPSVPPTSVLPKAIAVRVAEGERLRSARLPGVTLAIRSRPPAREGLEPALYVHGLGGSSQNWSALMALLDGVVASEAVDLPGFGDSPPPDDGNYSITAHARAVIRHLDAADRGPVHLFGNSLGGAVSTRVAAVRPDLVRTLTLVSPALPELRVQRTAVPTGLVGLPGVAALFSRFTREWTAEQRVRGVTALCYGDPGRVSPEAFRHAVEELERRLQLPYFWDALTRSTRGLLSAYTLGGQHGLWRQAERILAPTLLVYGGRDQLVGFRMAQRAARSFRDSRLLTLPDAGHVAMMEYPETVATAVRELLAETATTTETAGG from the coding sequence ATGTCTTCGACCGAGCTGCCCTCCGTGCCGCCCACCAGTGTGCTGCCGAAGGCGATCGCAGTGCGGGTCGCCGAGGGCGAGCGGCTCCGGTCGGCGAGGCTGCCGGGCGTCACGCTGGCGATCCGTTCCAGGCCGCCCGCGCGCGAGGGGCTCGAGCCGGCACTGTACGTGCACGGCCTGGGCGGTTCCTCGCAGAACTGGTCGGCGCTGATGGCGCTGCTCGACGGGGTCGTGGCGAGCGAGGCCGTCGATCTGCCGGGCTTCGGCGACTCCCCGCCACCGGACGACGGCAACTACTCCATCACGGCACACGCGCGTGCCGTGATCCGCCACCTCGACGCCGCCGACCGCGGGCCCGTCCACCTCTTCGGCAACTCCCTCGGCGGCGCGGTGTCCACGCGCGTGGCCGCGGTCCGGCCCGACCTCGTGCGGACGCTGACGCTGGTCTCGCCCGCGCTGCCCGAGCTGCGTGTCCAGCGGACCGCGGTGCCCACGGGTCTGGTCGGCCTGCCCGGCGTGGCCGCGCTCTTCAGCCGGTTCACCCGGGAGTGGACGGCCGAACAGCGCGTCCGCGGCGTCACGGCGCTCTGCTACGGCGATCCCGGGCGGGTCTCGCCGGAGGCGTTCCGCCACGCGGTGGAGGAACTGGAGCGACGGCTGCAACTGCCGTACTTCTGGGACGCGTTGACGCGCTCCACGCGCGGGCTGCTCAGCGCGTACACGCTGGGCGGCCAGCACGGGCTGTGGCGCCAGGCCGAGCGCATCCTCGCCCCGACGCTCCTCGTCTACGGCGGCCGCGACCAGCTCGTCGGCTTCCGCATGGCCCAGCGGGCCGCCCGCTCCTTCCGTGACTCCCGACTGCTCACGCTGCCGGACGCCGGGCACGTGGCGATGATGGAGTACCCCGAGACGGTGGCGACGGCGGTCCGCGAGCTCCTCGCCGAGACCGCGACCACGACCGAGACCGCGGGGGGCTGA
- a CDS encoding DUF3152 domain-containing protein — protein sequence MGRHSRRGPAPKGAAKGVPKGASQEASPGPAQGGTRGARTEAPTPPPGYDGTPARGVPRFPDGTPAHGFPQVRGGHPEQRETGGGWGDLRGRQTGTGQPVIPRQRPMPPGGPRQGPRQGPRQDYLDAFVEGDDDVFTRAGTPFSSTRARGQTPYVAPDADLADRDTVSRSTAPAGFAGGDDSPPTGEPVSVKGAKGRTFVGIAAAAVTTVLAVVVAGQVTGGRDDDVRSQSATDQARDALDDAARGDDRPSPSVSPGTAALTYAQQMDTRYALGAKLKGSGEFDAIAGADKAPGKGQKYTYRVDVEQGLGLDGELFAQAVQKTLNDNRSWAHNGARTFERIHSGKPDFVITLASPGTTAVWCAKSGLDITVDNVSCDSAATERVMINAYRWAQGSKTYGDEMYAYRQMLINHEVGHRLGYNHVTCDKDGDLAPVMQQQTKFLDHNGIHCLPNAWPYPKS from the coding sequence GTGGGACGCCACAGCCGGCGTGGACCGGCGCCCAAGGGCGCCGCGAAAGGCGTCCCCAAGGGCGCGTCGCAGGAGGCTTCCCCAGGGCCTGCGCAAGGGGGCACCCGGGGCGCCCGCACCGAGGCCCCGACCCCGCCCCCGGGCTACGACGGCACCCCCGCGCGCGGAGTGCCCCGCTTCCCCGACGGGACGCCCGCCCACGGGTTCCCGCAGGTGCGGGGCGGCCACCCCGAACAGCGAGAAACCGGGGGCGGCTGGGGTGACTTGAGAGGACGCCAGACGGGTACCGGGCAGCCCGTGATACCGCGTCAGCGACCGATGCCTCCGGGCGGCCCGCGCCAGGGCCCCCGTCAGGGCCCGCGCCAGGACTACCTCGACGCCTTCGTCGAGGGCGACGACGACGTCTTCACGCGCGCGGGGACGCCGTTTTCGTCGACGCGTGCGCGTGGGCAGACCCCTTACGTCGCCCCCGATGCCGACCTCGCCGACCGGGACACCGTCTCCCGTTCGACCGCCCCGGCCGGCTTCGCGGGGGGCGACGACTCGCCGCCCACCGGCGAGCCAGTGTCCGTGAAGGGCGCCAAGGGGCGGACGTTCGTCGGCATCGCGGCCGCCGCCGTCACCACCGTGCTGGCCGTCGTGGTGGCCGGGCAGGTCACCGGCGGGCGGGACGACGACGTCCGGTCGCAGTCCGCGACCGACCAGGCCCGTGACGCCCTCGACGACGCCGCGCGCGGGGACGACCGGCCGAGCCCGTCCGTTTCCCCCGGCACGGCCGCACTGACGTACGCGCAGCAGATGGACACGAGGTACGCGCTCGGCGCCAAGCTCAAAGGGTCGGGGGAGTTCGACGCGATCGCAGGTGCCGACAAGGCGCCCGGCAAGGGCCAGAAGTACACCTACCGCGTGGACGTGGAGCAGGGCCTCGGGCTCGACGGCGAACTCTTCGCGCAGGCCGTGCAGAAGACGCTCAACGACAACCGCAGCTGGGCCCACAACGGCGCCCGCACGTTCGAGCGGATCCACTCGGGCAAGCCGGACTTCGTCATCACGCTGGCCAGCCCCGGCACCACCGCCGTCTGGTGCGCCAAGTCGGGCCTGGACATCACCGTGGACAACGTCTCCTGCGACTCCGCCGCCACCGAGCGGGTGATGATCAACGCCTACCGGTGGGCGCAGGGCTCGAAGACCTACGGCGACGAGATGTACGCCTACCGGCAGATGCTGATCAACCACGAGGTCGGTCACCGGCTCGGCTACAACCATGTCACGTGCGACAAGGACGGCGACCTCGCGCCGGTCATGCAGCAGCAGACGAAGTTCCTCGACCACAACGGGATCCACTGTCTGCCCAACGCCTGGCCGTATCCCAAGAGTTGA
- a CDS encoding DUF3492 domain-containing protein, giving the protein MRIGLLTEGGYPYVSGDAGLWCDRLVRGLGQHEFDVYALSRAEHQEDAGWIELPPQVSRVRTAPLWTAEDDGVAYGRRARRRFAECYGELVAALCEGESPDPADPSGAGSAAQADRFANALYGLAELARDEGGLVGALRSEGAVRALERACRAPGALRTAREARVPDLLAVAAHLERALRPLSLDWYDDEAGDGGEGLGSVDLCHATSGGPAALPGLLAQHFFDVPLLVTEYGVRLRTHYLSSGEAPAVRALLAAFHGRLAAEVYRQAACVTPGNRHARRWQERCGADRAKLRTVYPGMEASRFAEVGDAPDSADPHTLVWVGRVEPVKDLVSLLHAFAEVRKEEPRTRLRIIGAPTGTEGRAYLGHCRMLAAQLFPDEADGPHAVGDNPVSFEEIGGPEAPILAEAYAAGAVVVLSSVVEGFPVGLVEAMFCGRATVSTDVGAVVEVIGGTGLVVPPRNPRALAEACVALLRDPERRARLGAAARARALELFTVEQNITAFHGIYLELVSQAPVRRFVLDDHGEPRPFAVPAEARLPGLWTGLGTPATARRSPGWAAGPPERGTTPVAATEGAR; this is encoded by the coding sequence GTGCGCATCGGACTGCTTACGGAGGGTGGCTATCCGTATGTGAGCGGTGACGCCGGGCTCTGGTGCGACCGGCTCGTGCGCGGGCTCGGGCAGCACGAGTTCGACGTCTACGCGCTCAGTCGCGCCGAACACCAGGAGGACGCGGGCTGGATCGAGCTGCCGCCGCAGGTCAGCCGGGTGCGCACGGCGCCGCTGTGGACGGCCGAGGACGACGGGGTCGCGTACGGCCGGCGGGCGCGCCGCCGCTTCGCGGAGTGCTACGGCGAACTGGTGGCCGCCCTGTGCGAGGGCGAGTCGCCGGACCCGGCGGACCCCTCGGGGGCCGGTTCGGCTGCTCAGGCGGACCGTTTCGCCAACGCGCTGTACGGCCTTGCCGAACTCGCCCGGGACGAGGGCGGGCTGGTGGGAGCGCTCCGCTCCGAGGGCGCCGTGCGCGCCCTGGAACGTGCCTGCCGCGCGCCCGGCGCACTGCGCACGGCGCGTGAGGCGCGCGTACCCGACCTGCTCGCCGTCGCCGCACACCTCGAACGCGCCCTGCGCCCCCTCTCGCTCGACTGGTACGACGACGAGGCGGGCGACGGGGGAGAGGGTCTCGGCTCGGTCGACCTGTGTCATGCCACGTCCGGCGGCCCGGCGGCCCTGCCCGGGCTGCTCGCACAGCACTTCTTCGACGTGCCGCTGCTGGTGACCGAGTACGGGGTGCGGCTGCGGACGCACTATCTGAGCTCCGGCGAGGCCCCCGCCGTACGTGCCCTGCTCGCCGCCTTCCACGGCCGGCTCGCGGCCGAGGTCTACCGGCAGGCGGCGTGCGTCACGCCAGGCAACAGGCACGCCCGCCGCTGGCAGGAGCGCTGCGGCGCCGACCGCGCCAAACTGCGCACCGTCTACCCGGGCATGGAGGCGTCCCGCTTCGCCGAGGTGGGCGACGCCCCGGACAGCGCGGACCCGCACACCCTGGTGTGGGTCGGCCGGGTGGAACCGGTGAAGGACCTGGTGTCGCTGCTGCACGCCTTCGCGGAGGTCCGCAAGGAGGAGCCCCGCACCCGCCTGCGGATCATCGGCGCGCCGACCGGTACGGAGGGCCGCGCCTACCTCGGCCACTGCCGGATGCTGGCCGCACAGCTCTTCCCCGACGAGGCGGACGGACCGCACGCCGTCGGCGACAACCCTGTCTCCTTCGAGGAGATCGGCGGCCCGGAGGCGCCCATCCTGGCCGAGGCGTACGCCGCCGGCGCGGTCGTCGTCCTGTCCAGCGTCGTCGAGGGGTTCCCGGTCGGCCTGGTCGAGGCGATGTTCTGCGGCCGGGCGACCGTGTCGACCGACGTCGGCGCGGTGGTCGAGGTCATCGGCGGCACGGGACTGGTCGTCCCGCCGCGCAATCCACGGGCGCTCGCGGAGGCGTGCGTGGCGCTGCTGCGCGACCCCGAGCGCCGTGCGCGCCTGGGCGCCGCCGCCCGCGCCCGCGCCCTCGAACTGTTCACGGTCGAGCAGAACATCACGGCGTTCCACGGCATCTACCTGGAGCTCGTCTCCCAGGCCCCGGTCCGTCGGTTCGTCCTCGACGACCACGGCGAACCCCGACCGTTCGCCGTCCCGGCCGAGGCGCGACTGCCAGGCCTGTGGACCGGCCTGGGCACGCCCGCCACCGCCCGGCGCAGCCCGGGCTGGGCGGCGGGGCCGCCGGAACGCGGCACCACGCCGGTCGCCGCGACGGAGGGGGCACGATGA